The following are encoded together in the Babesia microti strain RI chromosome II, complete genome genome:
- a CDS encoding conserved Plasmodium protein, unknown function (overlaps_old_locusTagID:BBM_II00120), producing MTGEFPDVNSLAQIISQISTAHWSHADFTAKVELLESLKDNLINQSSRGDDGYLLSDWLDTALVFINECENVFNCPRNADFVNFLTPSIANQLEYIRDQLQVTHFLLPRALPVQII from the coding sequence ATGACAGGCGAGTTCCCCGATGTTAATTCGCTCGCCCAAATAATCTCTCAGATATCAACTGCCCATTGGTCCCACGCAGACTTTACAGCCAAAGTAGAACTACTAGAGTCGCTCAAAGATAACCTAATTAATCAATCTTCCCGCGGTGATGACGGTTATTTGTTGAGCGATTGGTTGGATACAGCATTAGTATTTATTAACGAATGTGAGAACGTGTTTAACTGTCCCAGAAACGCagattttgtcaattttctGACGCCAAGCATCGCTAATCAGCTAGAGTATATCCGAGATCAACTTCAGGTAACCCATTTTTTACTGCCAAGGGCATTACCAGTGCAGATAATCTAA
- a CDS encoding S-adenosyl-L-methionine-dependent tRNA 4-demethylwyosine synthase (overlaps_old_locusTagID:BBM_II00125) — protein MKSVYIAWAGDGTSTLAFAQRFWGILQNTNLEPINPGKSNTHFITCDELVTIDDDSGSLSGLIGTDKEDSLFILFISTSSCGSPPKGAQIFYKQLEILAENTHKTENLLKEVSYLIVGIGDSQFGDEYFCLSSLKINNFLQKLGATQMSKQITIDRRFHELYAIENDVFDKILNAITNHGSGESVWHSNDIIDSVDDIEDFGTKTAEMLSALQKRNLIKEGYRIIGSHSAVKLCRWTKSHMRGRGGCYKHTFYGIISSRCMEMTPSLACANKCVFCWRHHTNPVGTRWKWNTDDPQFIAKQAEEQHVKMVKELKGVLDIKSDRFEEAQHIKHCALSLVGEPIMYPHINQLIDILHTRQISTFLVTNAQFPDLLNTLKKVTQLYLSIDAFDKESLKKIDRPLFSDFWQRFQQSISILATRGERTVFRLTLVKQFNMTEHANELQDLAMLVSLGKPCFIEIKGVTYCGVNSDITMANVPWHDQVVLYAHALISASEWVGTNYTVICQHRHSCSVLIASNKFFFDGKWHTWIHYDKFHQLVNSGKDFGPLDYAAETPEWALLDSKHQGFDPEDTRWYRNGSKASNGVNRRKNDCGNCNCNNS, from the exons atgaaATCTGTCTATATCGCATGGGCGGGGGATGGAACCTCAACTTTGGCATTTGCTCAACGCTTTTGGGGCATTCTGCAAAATACCAACTTAGAACCCATAAATCCTGGAAAAAGTAATACACATTTCATCACATGTGATGAATTAGTGACTATTGATGATGATTCTGGATCATTGAGTGGATTGATTGGAACTGACAAGGAAGACTCTTTGTTTATACTATTTATATCAACTTCTAGTTGTGGTTCTCCCCCCAAAGGGGCTCAAATTTTCTATAAACAACTTGAAATTTTAGCAGAAAATACACATAAAACTGAAAACTTGCTAAAAGAAGTGTCATATCTAATTGTTGGAATTGGTGATAGCCAATTTGGGGATGAATATTTTTGCTTATCCTCCTTAAAGATAAACAATTTCCTGCAAAAATTAGGCGCAACACAAATGTCTAAGCAAATCACTATCGATCGCAGATTTCATGAATTATACGctattgaaaatgatgtatttgataaaatactGAACGCCATAACTAATCACGGAAGCGGTGAATCTGTATGGCATTCAAACGATATAATTGATAGCgttgatgatattgaagATTTTGGAACTAAAACTGCTGAGATGTTGAGTGCCTTGCAAAAAAGGAATTTGATTAAAGAGGGATATAGAATTATTGGATCTCATAGCGCAGTAAAATTGTGTAGATGGACCAAATCCCATATGAGAGGTCGTGGAGGTTGCTATAAACATACTTTCTATGGAATAATCTCGAGTCGCTGTATGGAAATGACACCCAGTCTCGCTTGCGCTAACAAATGTGTATTTTGCTGGCGACATCACACAAATCCCGTAGGAACTAGGTGGAAGTGGAACACCGACGACCCGCAATTCATTGCAAAACAAGCGGAAGAGCAACATGTCAAAATGGTTAAAGAATTGAAAGGAGTTCTTGACATAAAAAGTGACAGGTTTGAAGAGGCACAGCATATTAAGCACTGTGCCTTGTCACTAGTTGGTGAACCAATAATGTACCCGCACATAAATCAGttgattgatattttacatacaCGCCAGATATCTACTTTCCTA GTAACAAACGCACAATTCCCGGATTTGCTGAATACCCTCAAAAAAGTCACACAATTATACCTTTCTATTGATGCATTCGATAAGGAATCGCTCAAGAAGATTGATAGGCCTTTGTTCTCCGATTTTTGGCAGAGGTTTCAGCAATCAATAAGTATATTAGCAACCAGGGGTGAGAGGACAGTGTTTAGGTTGACGCTTGTGAAGCAATTTAATATGACC gaacACGCCAATGAGCTACAAGATTTAGCTATGTTGGTAAGTTTGGGAAAGCCCTGTTTTATTGAAATAAAGGGTGTGACTTATTGCGGTGTGAATAGTGATATTACTATGGCCAATGTTCCGTGGCATGATCAG GTTGTGTTATATGCTCATGCACTAATAAGCGCCAGCGAATGGGTTGGGACAAATTACACTGTAATTTGCCAGCATCGACATTCGTGCAGCGTATTAATTGCCAGTAACAAGTTTTTTTTTGATGGAAAATGGCACACTTGGATACACTATGATAAGTTTCATCAGTTGGTGAATTCGGGTAAAGATTTTGGCCCTTTGGATTATGCAGCGGAAACGCCAGAATGGGCCCTGTTGGATTCTAAGCACCAGGGCTTTGACCCAGAAGATACTAGGTGGTACAGGAACGGATCCAAAGCTAGTAATGGTGTAAATCGTCGTAAAAATGATTGTGGCAATTGTAACTGTAACAATAGTTAA
- a CDS encoding DNA-directed RNA polymerase subunit alpha (overlaps_old_locusTagID:BBM_II00130), with product MFLQSLLPHPQILIRIVYVITLSITFLTTLAFKTPNVYYNNTKLGLKLQSLNVCVGELDPPTLSPVQKLISPELEKELKQKGFFVGETNSWQNWHILTQGQWKDVGSHKLSVELAPKFYSPYAIRKPLLYWGETRAVDTELKNYASIIDVYREYWPDGYKPKDGGAHIAYNPSLFMPEWVPLKDRDGLKYADVRFFQGWAALPPNSPVKVKSASPIIVIPNTGRRYQKFYLGPYPDTFGWTIGSLMKAMAVARSPGHAIVAIKIHNMNPDTTINKVREDLLHIGMFAKNIAFETITPGMESRVRSVIKGPVNLCAGALDWPQSVKLATPETHIAYIEEGGELDIEFKIEWGRGAYVGDMHGLLRQMDGCNLPCSVRRRVKEVEDGFYPIDAVFGGCRMVRLAVHKLLGNRWCAESQTCPDPKEQLVFEVWTDESTTPLSILEFSLVEVDSWMKELIRQVSTDVDFDNEDEQLKDSWVKIDKFGSLMRKIQLMGGPKIEMLHQTGLFNSRNPEDFGYSQDDIKDIQQFPQAPINVPLIEPVKPDLDHVSWLSSELKKEDYAEAVEIKSDDYMYNPDTTGAPDNPVNNLITSIPLSFDDVKALNDCGIETFMDVLRFREFEIRLIPNLSEKGAQMLLDHCKSLDTGGNATVE from the exons ATGTTCCTTCAGTCATTATTGCCACATCCACAAATACTCATTCGAAttgtatatgtaattaCGTTGTCAATAACCTTCCTAACAACATTAGCATTTAAAACTCCAAATGtatattacaataataCAAAACTTGGACTAAAATTACAATCGTTGAATGTATGCGTTGGCGAACTCGACCCGCCTACATTATCCCCTGTTCAAAAACTCATATCCCCCGAGTTGGAGAAGGAATTGAAACAAAAAGGATTTTTTGTGGGTGAAACAAACTCCTGGCAAAATTGGCATATTTTAACTCAAG GCCAGTGGAAGGACGTTGGGAGCCACAAACTGAGTGTAGAATTGGCCCCCAAATTTTACTCGCCATACGCCATAAGGAAGCCACTGCTCTATTGGGGCGAGACAAGGGCTGTT gaTACGGAGTTGAAGAATTATGCTAGCATCATCGATGTTTATAGGGAATATTGGCCAGACGGATACAAGCCTAAGGACGGAGGGGCTCACATAGCATACAATCCAAGCCTATTCATGCCTGAATGGGTACCATTGAAAGATAGAGATGGACTTAAGTATGCAGATGTGAGATTCTTTCAAGGCTGGGCGGCGCTTCCACCAAATTCACCAGTTAAAGTAAAGTCGGCTTCTCCAATAATCGTTATTCCAAATACAG GACGTAGATATCAAAAGTTTTATTTGGGCCCCTATCCAGACACGTTTGGCTGGACAATTGGATCTTTAATGAAGGCTATGGCGGTGGCTAGGTCTCCGGGGCACGCAATAGTGGCTATAAAGATCCACAACATGAACCCAGATACCACAATCAACAAAGTCAGGGAAGACTTGCTCCATATTGGCATGTTTGCCAAAAAT attGCCTTTGAGACAATAACGCCGGGAATGGAATCACGTGTGAGAAGTGTCATTAAGGGTCCGGTCAATTTGTGCGCTGGTGCACTGGATTGGCCTCAGAGCGTGAAACTTGCCACTCCAGAAACGCATATTGCCTATATTGAGGAGGGCGGCGAATTAGATATTgaattcaaaattgaatGGGGGAGAGGGGCGTATGTGGGGGATATGCATG GATTGTTAAGGCAAATGGATGGCTGCAATTTACCCTGCAGTGTGAGACGTAGAGTTAAGGAAGTTGAGGATGGATTTTATCCCATTGATGCAGTGTTTGGCGGATGCAGAATGGTCAGGCTTGCTGTACATAAGTTACTGGGAAATAGGTGGTGTGCCGA ATCTCAAACATGTCCAGACCCAAAGGAGCAACTCGTTTTCGAAGTGTGGACTGATGAATCAACCACGCCTCTCTCCATTTTGGAGTTCTCCCTCGTGGAAGTAGATTCTTGGATGAAAGAGTTGATCCGTCAGGTCTCTACTGATGTGGATTTTGACAATGAAGACGAACAGCTCAAGG ATTCTTGGGTCAagattgataaatttggttCGCTCATGCGCAAGATCCAACTGATGGGCGGGCCAAAGATTGAAATGTTACATCAGACAGGCCTATTCAACAGTAGAAATCCGGAGGATTTTGGATACTCCCAAGATGACATAAAGGATATCCAGCAATTCCCACAGGCTCCAATCAATGTCCCATTAATTGAACCAGTCAAACCAGATCTAGACCACGTGTCTTGGCTCTCCAGCGAATTAAAAAAGGAGGATTATGCAGAGGCAGTTGAGATTAAGAGTGATGACTATATGTACAATCCAGACACAACTGGAGCACCAGACAATCCTGTCAATAACTTGATTACGTCAATACCTCTTTCTTTTGATGACGTTAAAGCGCTCAATGAT TGCGGAATTGAGACTTTTATGGACGTCCTCAGGTTTAGGGAATTTGAGATCAGACTCATACCAAATCTGTCGGAGAAGGGCGCCCAAATGTTACTTGATCACTGCAAATCACTTGACACCGGTGGCAATGCCACAGTTGAATAA
- a CDS encoding ubiquitin-like 1-activating enzyme E1 B (overlaps_old_locusTagID:BBM_II00135), whose protein sequence is MAWAGVLNTEMGVRRGSQMSLAGIKILLCGSGGVGCELVKDLMQCGVDNLTIYDLDAVDVSNLNRQFLFTKSDIKRYKAQVACEKALEYNPQANVRFVIGNVCDLFPSDMQQYDVVLNALDNVAARSHVNKICLLSDTPLIESGSTGYNGQVMPIIGQVSACYDCNSRPVVKSYPVCTIRQVPKKPEHCIAWARQLFERIFGPTEEENLLSDLNLPPVPKTKDPESLTVYATTLFKYLFYEQIVELVSLLEKTEVDNLPVPLSCNHPTLKRGRVDETESRDISTTDGDDFLGCVVGILTAATGPKVYDKDDDLAVAFVVAAAKMRMKNFSIPTISDMEIQTIAGSIIPAIAATNAIVAAAQVMQLFQLKGLPTNNVDVMGEEPQHARSGVSYRTLVEGGVSNVWIKSCVMGSRPRIAGNCMQPEVIAEPNEHCPLCQSIFVFVELKSFESWTLGRFVGKICHEILCVDEPLIGVGSTNLFDYEIYQEDSEYRSNVESKPLEYWGIHPNSVVELNDLTSNIKMQLVLRSAHDIPQDFKVIRPANFYERLQKMRNAMPIQEVKTHSPKPITPDTAFDVDSDNDVIA, encoded by the exons ATGGCTTGGGCTGGTGTGCTGAACACTGAGATGGGCGTGAGGCGAGGGTCGCAGATGTCTCTGGCAGGGATCAAAATCCTTCTCTGCGGATCAG GTGGCGTAGGCTGTGAACTGGTAAAGGACCTAATGCAATGCGGAGTGGATAATCTGACAATTTACGACTTAGACGCAGTTGACGTGTCCAATCTAAAtagacaatttttattcaCAAAATCTGACATAAAACGCTATAAGGCACAAGTGGCTTGTGAGAAGG CACTGGAATATAATCCTCAGGCCAATGTGAGATTCGTCATTGGCAATGTGTGTGATCTCTTCCCCAGCGATATGCAGCAGTACGACGTAGTGTTGAATGCACTAGATAATGTCGCTGCTCGGTCCCATGTTAATAAGATTTGTCTATTGTCGGATACGCCATTAATTGAATCCGGTAGTACTGGATATAATGGCCAAGTTATGCCTATAATTGGTCAAGTAAGCGCCTGTTACGATTGTAACTCTAGGCCTGTTGTTAAATCATATCCTGTTTGCACTATTAGGCAGGTGCCTAAGAAGCCAGAGCACTGTATTGCATGGGCTAGACAGCTTTTTGAGCGAATTTTCGGACCTACAGAAGAGGAGAATTTACTCTCCGACCTAAATCTACCCCCTGTACCCAAGACAAAAGATCCTGAATCTTTAACTGTATATGCAACTACTTTGTTTAAATACCTATTTTACGAgcaaattgttgaattgGTTTCGTTGTTAGAAAAGACTGAAGTTGACAATTTACCTGTGCCACTATCATGCAACCACCCCACCTTGAAGCGGGGGAGGGTGGATGAAACTGAATCTAGGGATATATCTACTACAGACGGCGATGACTTTTTAGGTTGCGTTGTTGGAATTTTAACTGCAGCAACCGGTCCTAAGGTTTACGACAAAGATGACGACTTGGCCGTCGCATTCGTCGTCGCCGCCGCAAAGATGAGAATGAAGAACTTCTCCATACCCACAATATCGGATATGGAAATACAAACTATTGCGGGATCAATTATCCCTGCAATAGCTGCTACCAACGCAATTGTCGCTGCAGCTCAGGTTATGCAACTGTTTCAATTGAAGGGGTTGCCTACGAATAATGTGGATGTAATGGGAGAGGAGCCGCAACATGCTAGGTCTGGGGTATCTTACCGG ACCTTGGTTGAGGGTGGCGTATCCAATGTATGGATTAAATCCTGCGTAATGGGCAGTAGACCCAGGATAGCCGGCAACTGCATGCAACCAGAAGTTATAGCTGAACCAAATGAACATTGTCCCCTTTGCcaatcaatatttgtgTTTGTCGAGCTTAAATCCTTCGAAAGTTGGACTTTAGGTCGTTTCGTGGGGAAGATATGCCATGAGATCCTATGCGTTGATGAACCACTAATTGGTGTGGGAAGTACCAACCTATTCGACTATGAAATATATCAGGAAGATTCAG AATATCGGAGTAACGTGGAATCTAAACCGCTCGAGTATTGGGGAATACACCCAAACAGTGTAGTAGAACTTAATGACTTGACGTCAAACATTAAAATGCAATTGGTGCTTCGTAGCGCCCATGATATACCACAAGATTTTAAAGTGATAAGGCCAGCCAACTTCTATGAACGTCTGCAGAAGATGAGGAATGCTATGCCTATTCAAGAAGTCAAAACTCATTCCCCTAAGCCAATAACACCCGATACTGCATTTGATGTCGATTCCGACAATGATGTGATTGCATAG
- a CDS encoding Transcriptional adapter ADA2b (overlaps_old_locusTagID:BBM_II00140), with product MPSQKYKSVTKSRFGGFYNRKNSNNSVVGLGNKYDEESNQNSHSEMENESYVTDSMEFDDNSIAKSNNGIKNISSDHTPSGSVDSSIYSETERNGKSQNVKTEANEPQEKLDNYFSKHLKLDIKGNSTYSMWKLNPETGDSEFDPGPNAIDFYCNYCKTSLPLGRVRIHCVECPDYDLCVQCACHGSADQGHLPSHKYIPIGPNKFFLFTKNWTADEEIVLLEGIGKYGFGNWKQVSDMIYDVIGQSEMVKSPQECEAHYNEVYLRSKFAPFPDISKVESLPSSNDTSVINKKILSTEIEKEINDYTKESNLSGNAFYKDAMEPSMSHPEYLPSAWEPNLVNISMPFSSSSSGNFTTTFQGVQPFRRELEDEHDNDAELLIKDLEFDPTDTPAEIQLKLRLVELYNSRLDERIFRKLHILHRSFPLHTYPSAAPTYQTFKSNWFDCFRINHRDLSDENELKVANEIAPLFRFQNKEFHLKMVKLLILRNDIMKRLDKLKEWSRLGLYNINEIKQFERINIEFGNTSKGSRRFFRRPPQTGLMIENDSLSLDLSAVFKNDFKLSEKQFESLLDSISSLPPPETPLQNENFVLEPVCNATIQMMNTHTKNLRGDDPQPFVATKRITRPEHFEQLAPLFTETLSESNQRIIVYQKNGFTEGHITQACQKFTRNKLQRLKEITQPLPLAGLALDTKCDVEICILKTHQFGQFRATLYKVNQAEHHKDPAGLSGSKRKRLNKNVSDTTEFFKSIQPQIKVKNDLIGIYYKPERASWVAETGDLPGARGKLRRILFSIHKLGFEYAYFCAVQRRAKTLWDCYFSNNPQPQVDNTVLSVFEHYSSWCKAIRATKFNAPACTIMNSKLASQIALYLTENNLGGMDCNIGMGDITLPHSH from the exons ATGCCATcgcaaaaatataaatcgGTCACTAAGAGTCGATTTGGTGGATTTTATAATCgtaaaaattcaaacaattcTGTTGTAGGTCTTGGAAATAAAT ACGATGAAGAATCGAACCAGAATTCACACTCAGAAATGGAAAATGAGAGTTATGTGACGGATTCGATggaatttgatgataattcAATCGCTAAGTCCAATAATGGAATAAAAAACATATCCAGTGATCACACACCTAGTGGTTCAGTGGATAGCTCAATTTACAGCGAAACTGAGAGAAATGGCAAGAGTCAGAACGTTAAAACTGAAGCTAACGAACCACAAGAGAAACTGGACAATTACTTTTCAAAACACTTAAAATTGGATATCAAGGGCAACAGTACTTACTCTATGTG GAAGTTAAATCCAGAAACAGGAGATTCCGAATTTGACCCTGGGCCAAATGCCATAGATTTTTACTgcaattattgtaaaaCATCGCTGCCTCTTGGCCGAGTAAGAATACATTGCGTTGAATGTCCTGATTATGATTTGTGTGTTCAGTGTGCTTGCCATGGGTCTGCAGATCAGGGCCATTTACCAAGTCACAAATATATCCCTATTGGCCCCAATAAGTTCTTTTTGTTTACTAAAAATTGGACTGCGGATGAGGAAATAGTCCTGCTTGAGGGTATTGGTAAATATGGATTTGGTAATTGGAAACAAGTATCAGATATGATATATGATGTTATTGGTCAGAGTGAAATGGTAAAATCGCCCCAAGAGTGCGAGGCACATTATAATGAGGTGTATTTGAGGAGTAAATTCGCACCATTTCCAGACATATCGAAAGTAGAATCTCTTCCCAGTTCTAATGATACTAGTGTTATTAATAAGAAGATATTAAGCACTGAGATTGAGAAGGAAATCAATGATTACACAAAGGAGTCTAATCTATCAGGCAATGCATTTTATAAAGATGCTATGGAACCTTCAATGTCCCACCCAGAATATTTACCTAGTGCTTGGGAACCAAATTTAGTTAACATCTCCATGCCATTTTCAAGCTCTTCTAGCGGTAATTTCACCACAACTTTTCAAGGGGTGCAACCTTTCCGCAGAGAGTTGGAAGATGAGCATGATAATGATGCGGAATTGCTGATTAAGGATTTGGAATTCGACCCGACAGATACACCTGCTGAAATCCAACTGAAACTCCGACTGGTGGAGCTGTATAATAGCAGACTAGATGAGAGGATATTTAGGAAGTTGCATATCCTCCACAGATCTTTCCCTTTACATACCTATCCATCTGCTGCACCTACGTACCAAACCTTCAAGAGTAACTGGTTTGATTGCTTTCGAATCAACCATCGCGACTTAAGTGATGAAAACGAGTTGAAAGTTGCCAATGAAATTGCTCCACTTTTTAGATTCCAAAATAAAGAATTCCATTTGAAGATGGtcaaattattgatattgagAAATGACATAATGAAACGGTTAGATAAGTTGAAGGAATGGTCAAGATTGGGcttatacaatattaatgaaataaaG CAATTTGAGCGTATAAACATTGAATTTGGAAACACAAGTAAAGGTAGCCGTCGTTTCTTCAGGAGGCCACCACAAACGGGACTAATGATAGAAAATGATTCACTATCACTGGACCTGAGCGCTGTGTTCAAAAACGATTTCAAGTTATCAGAGAAACAATTTGAGAGCCTCCTTGATAGCATATCAAGTTTACCTCCCCCCGAGACGCCACTTCAGAACGAAAATTTCGTGTTGGAGCCCGTCTGCAATGCCACtatacaaatgatgaatACCCACACAAAGAACCTTAGGGGTGATGATCCCCAGCCATTTGTTGCAACCAAACGCATTACCAGGCCTGAACATTTTGAACAGTTGGCGCCTTTATTCACAGAAACCCTAAGCGAATCCAATCAGCGTATAATTGTTTACCAGAAAAATGGTTTCACTGAGGGGCATATTACACAGGCCTGTCAGAAGTTTACTAGAAATAAGTTGCAACGGCTTAAGGAAATAACCCAGCCGCTGCCATTGGCCGGATTGGCACTTGACACCAAGTGCGACGTCGAGATTTGCATACTAAAAACACACCAATTTGGGCAGTTCCGAGCCACACTATATAAGGTGAATCAGGCGGAACATCACAAGGATCCAGCCGGTCTCTCTGGTTCCAAGCGTAAGAGATTGAACAAGAATGTGAGTGATACTACTGAATTTTTCAAGTCAATACAGCCTCAAATAAaggttaaaaatgatttaattggAATATATTACAAGCCAGAGCGTGCCTCTTGGGTTGCTGAAACAGGGGATTTACCAGGGGCGCGTGGAAAGTTACGGAGAATATTGTTTTCAATCCATAAACTTGGATTTGAATATGCATACTTTTGCGCAGTACAGCGTAGGGCTAAAACACTGTGGGATTGTTATTTTTCAAACAATCCACAGCCACAAGTGGATAATACTGTGCTGAGTGTTTTTGAGCACTACTCGTCGTGGTGTAAAGCCATACGGgctacaaaatttaatgcGCCAGCATGTACAATTATGAATTCAAAGCTGGCATCCCAAATTGCATTGTATCTAACCGAGAATAACCTGGGGGGGATGGATTGTAATATTGGTATGGGTGATATAACATTGCCTCATTCTCACTAG
- a CDS encoding protein disulfide-isomerase (overlaps_old_locusTagID:BBM_II00145) yields MVLRCSIYGFYVLSLVFATGACGWEDEFKHITLLNDHNFVEFYKDKDVENGIFILFCSKEGSWSKIALKEYDMTAKILSKTNVKFGAMFPGDNDDFPINIELMQLPSLFHIHGVDVDIYRGTITHIEIMNWVLIKIVTELNINNVEALDAVLNVPESHEALTLIVAKNQIFSISKFIGTPSVVQLASICIFFYIDSPKVIERLEKTIYHELENDDRAFLKSGKSYIVVLRKFKYKSKAVVYKKSLNDLEAIVNFIKYESIPIIIEANSRMLPRLIEYEYKVVYIYTNEDDLKKVVSIEKIYNFFSDHHTDCVLAHLSSNNIENSPIINMLGIDLESVIVVRAIWKDVKTGKIRKYQPQDFGEQAFDYERFFIFMRKLIDNQLQPYFKSQPSIPKEIDTGPVKTIVGSDFYDRVLNSSEDVLLMIYATWCGHCHKVRPVWRQLGLLLQNVKNIIVAKLDGVNNEVDDIYITYFPTIRMYPHGQKSQPIDFKMDITIENLLDFAEKTAGIAKFDTNNLINSISPEPLFEKYTEL; encoded by the exons ATGGTGTTGAGGTGCAGTATATATGGGTTTTACGTGTTGTCGCTAGTATTTGCTACTGGAGCTTGCGGTTGGGAAGATGAGTTTAAGCATATTACTTTGCTAAATGACCACAATTTTGTGGAATTCTACAAAGATAAGGATGTAGAGAATGGTATATTCATCTTGTTCTGCTCCAAAGAAGGTTCGTGGTCCAAAATCGCACTAAAAGAATATGATATGACGGCAAAAATACTGTCCAAAACGAAT GTAAAATTTGGTGCTATGTTCCCGGGAGATAACGACGACTTCCCAATAAACATCGAGTTGATGCAACTTCCCAGTCTGTTTCACATACATGGAGTTGACGTAGATATTTATCGTGGGACAATTACCCACATTGAGATTATGAATTGGGTACTAATCAAAATTGTGACGGAactaaatatcaataatgtTGAGGCACTGGATGCTGTATTGAATGTACCTGAAAGTCATGAAGCACTGACGCTTATTGTGGCGAagaatcaaatattttcaatctcTAAATTCATTGGCACTCCTTCTGTTGTACAATTGGcttcaatttgtatattctTTTATATCGATTCTCCCAAAGTTATTGAGAG ATTGGAAAAAACGATCTACCACGAGCTGGAAAATGATGACAGGGCCTTTCTGAAATCGGGTAAAAGCTACATAGTCGTCCTGCGCAAATTTAAGTATAAAAGTAAAGCTGTTGTTTATAAGAAATCACTAAACGATTTGGAAGCTATTgttaatttcattaaatacGAATCTATTCCCATTATAATAGAAGCGAATTCTAGGATGTTACCCAGACTCATAGAATACGAGTATAAAGTggtgtatatatataccaaTGAAGATGATCTTAAAAAGGTAGTCTCCATTGAGAAGATCTATAACTTCTTCAGCGATCATCACACGGATTGCGTTCTAGCGCATTTATCGTCCAATAATATCGAAAATAGCCCAATTATaa ATATGCTTGGTATAGATTTGGAGTCAGTAATCGTGGTTAGGGCAATTTGGAAAGATGTAAAGACTGGGAAGATCAGAAAATATCAGCCCCAAGATTTTGGGGAACAAGCGTTTGACTACGAACgatttttcatattcatGAGGAAGCTTATTGACAATCAATTACAACCTTATTTCAAGTCCCAGCCCAGCATACCTAAGGAGATAGACACGG GCCCAGTAAAAACAATAGTTGGCTCAGATTTCTACGACCGAGTACTGAACTCAAGTGAAGATGTTTTGCTGATGATATATGCCACCTGGTGTGGTCATTGCCATAAAGTGCGACCTGTTTGGCGTCAATTAGGTCTGTTGTTgcaaaatgtaaaaaatattatcgTAGCCAAATTAGATGGAGTTAATAATGAAGTGGATGACATCTATATAACTTACTTTCCAACCATCAGAATGTACCCGCATGGGCAAAAATCACAACCTATAGATTTTAAAATGGATATTACCATAGAAAATCTACTTGACTTTGCGGAAAAAACT GCAGGAATCGCCAAGTTTgacacaaataatttaataaattcaatttctcCAGAACCATTGTTCGAGAAATACACCGAGTTGTAA